The DNA window CTTCCCTACCCTTTACCATTTATGAAGCGGAAAACGGAGCCTTGGCAGACGGAGCGAGCATTCTTTCGCAAATGGGCATACCTTCTGCTCCCACTGTTGAATTTGAATCTTCAGGTCGAAAATGTGTGCAGTTAAACGCTAATAATGAATCCGTTTCTTGGACCACTACTGCTACTGCTAACGCCATTGTTGTTCGGCTTTGTATTCCCGATGCCCCAAATGGCGGTGGAATCGATGCGACATTAAACCTGTATGTTGATGGCATTTTTCGCCAAACTATAAATACCACTTCAAAATACAGTTGGATTTACGGCAATACCGGTGGCGGAATGGAAGATAATGATCCCGCTTCTGGCACTCCAAAACGATTTTATGAATCCAGCAGGGCTTTTATAAGTGGCGCAGCCGTAGCGGCAGGAAGCGTTATCACACTCAAAAAAGACAGTGACAACAGCGCCAACTATTACAAAATAGATTTGATCGCACTAGAAAATGTGGGAGCTGCTCTCAGCCAACCCGCCAATACACTTTCTATCACTAGTTATGGTGCCATCCCCGATGATGGAAATGATGATTCTACGGCCATAAAAAATTGCATCGCGGCCTGCCAATCGCAAGGCAAAGGAATGTGGTTACCGGTGGGAGAATTTCACTCCACTGGAATTATAAATGCTACTGGAATCAGTATTTATGGTGCTGGAATGTGGTACACACGAAACACACGTACATTTACTACTACTGCTACAAGGCACAAATGGAATTTGACCAATTGCAACATTCAAGATTTGTATATCTTCAACCCCGAAACGGCACGACTTGCAGCAGAAGGGCACGATTATGGAATGACTTGTCAGGGCGCTTTGGGTTACACTATACAACGAGTTTGGGTCAATCACGGTGGAGCGAGTTTTTGGCTCAGCGGCACAGATGCATTGATCAAAGATTGCATTTCGACCGAAAGTTGGGCCGATGGAATTAATCTGAACAATAGCGCTTCTATCCAAGCGAATTATGCTGGTATTCGAATGACGGCACAAAACAACTTTCTAATCGGTTCGGGAGATGACGGAATTGCCTTAAATGCCCAAAATGGCGGCGGAACTGCTAATAATATGGTTGATGTTAAAATTCTAAATAATACCTCCATAGGTACGATGTGGGCCAACGGAATGCGAATTGCGGGCGGAAGAAATACCATCTTGCAAGACAATCTTATCACGGATCCTACCTCATCCAATGGCATCCGAATTGGTAAATTTGGAACCACTGGAAATCCTTGTGAATCAGTTTTAGTTTCAGGAAATACCATTCTGCGAGGTTGCGGATTAAGACCCCTTTACGGTCAAGGAGGTATTTGTGTAGCCGATGGAGCGATAGCCACTGTCGAAAATAATACCATCAATGATTCTGGCGCTATAGGAATCGATGTGCAGACTTGCACCGCCACATTTACAAGCAACAGCATCAACAATCCCGGGACTTATGGCTTTCTAATCAAGTCCGGTTCGACTGGTTCTGGAATTTTCACTACCAATACGGTGGCCAAAATGACCATTGGTATTGTTCCCTATCAAAACAATGCGTCTTCTACCTTTGCCACCACCTTGACGAAAAATAGTTGGCAGAACCTAAGTATTTCGGATTTGGGTACTACCCAAAAAAGCAAAACAATTCATCTTTATCCAAACCCTTATACCAATGGGATTTTATCGATTAATTTAATTGGTTTTGAACAATTTGACAATACTACCATTAAAATTAGGAATCTCCTCGGACAAATCCTGTACGAACAACCTCTTTTCAACACTACAAATAACGAAATAGACTTATCAGGCAAATTACCCAAATCGATTTACCTTATTGCCATCGAGTCGAATAAGTCGCAAATAATTAAAAAACTGATTGTGAATTAAAAATTAATTTAAAATGAAACCTGCAAGCCTTTGGGGCCTATCATCATTAGACCTTGTTATTATTCTTATCTATTTTATTGTCATTATCATCATCGCTTTCCGAGCGGCAAGATTAGTAAATAATCGCGAAGATTATTTTATGGCAGGCAGGCGTTTCGGGAAATTAATTCAGACTTTTGCGGCCTTCGGACAGGCAACATCGGTAGAAAATGTCACTACTACTACAACGATGGTCAACTCTAATGGTGCTTCGGGCATTTGGGCTATGTTGGCGGGAGGGTTGATCAATTTGCCGGTTTTTTGGATGACCTCTATTTGGTACCGACGGCTGCGTTTACTCACTTTAGGCGATTTTTTCGAAGAACGGTACAGCTCAAAAAAAATGGCTGCATTTTATGCGCTTTGCCAAACCATATTCTTCGTACTCATTGCGGCCATAGGTTTAGTAGCGATGTCAAAAACAGTATCGGCGATAGCTGCGAAACCAGTTGAAGAGCTAAATCCTGTTGAAAAAGTGTCTTACTACAAAGCCATTGAACGCGAAAAATTAGAGGCCGCAGATTTTGCTTTGCTTACAGCCAATCAAAAAACGAAACTAGTCGAATTGCAATTGCTTGACCCCAAAAAAGAATATTCCTATATCGATGAAAATTGGCTTATCGTCATTGTGGCTTTTGTCACCTTATTGTATGCCAGTATTGGCGGACTAGCAGCAGCGTTTATGGTCGATTTGATACAAGGCATTTTTATCATTCTACTGTCGATTATGCTCATTCCTTTTGCGATGGCCAAAATCAATGTTCAGTTTGGCAGTCACGGCATTTTAGGCTCCTTCGAGACGATGCACAAGGTTTTACCCGCTTCGTTTATGGAAATTTGGGGTTCGCCCAGTCTCATAGAATTTTCATGGTATTGGATTGCTGGTTTTTCGATTATGATTATTTTAACGACGGCAGTACAAGCCAATCAAATGACCGCTTGCGGTTCGGCTAAAGACGATTATACGGCTCGATATGGCTTTGTTTCGGGTATGCTGCTCAAACGCTATTCGAGTGTGATGTGGGGCATTGTAGCTTTGATGACTGTAGTACTTTATGGAGGCACCATATCCGATCCTGATTATGTCTGGGGACACGCCACTCGCGATTTATTAGGTCCGCTCCATTTGGGACTAGTAGGCTTGATGATTGCTTGTTTGATTGCCGCTTTAATGGCTGCGAAATCGGCATTTATGCTCACTGCGGCTGCGCTTGTAACCAACAATCTCTATCGCCCATTTCGCCCGAATTGTACTGAGAATCACTACATCTGGGCGGGACGAATTTTTAGTGCTTTGTATATGATCGTTTCTGCCTACATCGCGATGCAATCCAATGGGATATTCGAACTTTTCAAAATGACAATGATGTTCAACAGCATACTCGCTGCTGCTTTTTGGCTCGGAATGCTGTGGCGAAGATCCAATCCGATTAGTGCCTGGGTCTCGATGGTGTTTATGTTCATTGCCACTCTCATTTTGCCTTTTGGAATCCCCGTCTTTCCCGGTGTTCGAAGTTCAGAATATTTATGCAAAACAACGCAGGCGATTCCCGTAACCAGGAGTTATACTGCCCGAGAAATGGATGTTAAGGACCGAAATCTTGCGATTGCTTCCTGGAATAATTTGAAGGCCATTGGCAAAGCAGAAGGCGAAAAACCTTTGGTTATCCAAACAGGGCAAAAATTTGAAAAAAAAGTATTGCTGCCTAAGAAATCCATTTTTTGGAGCGAAGGACTAGATTATGCTACTGAAAGACCAACAGGTAAAGGCTATTTGAAAGTGGAATTAATCGCTTTAGATTTAATGGGATGGGATTTATCCAAAAACTCCTATTCGCTGAACGAAACGCTTACTTTTCTGTTTCGAATTATTATTCCTTTCTTGATTTTGACCCTTGTAGCTTTTTTTACCAAACCGCAGAAAAAAGCAATACTGGATCAGTTTTATGGAAAAATGCTCACACCTGTTGTAGGAACACACGAGGATGATGATCGCGAAATGTTGCTCACACGAACCAATCCTACCCGATTCAATCACTTGAAAATTTTCCCGAAATCGAATTGGGAATTTCGAATCTGGAATCGAGAAGACTGGACTGGAGTCATCGTTTCTTGCTTTGCAGTAGCAAGCGTGGTGGCTTTGCTGGTCTTTATAGTCAGCTTGGGAGGAGCATAGAACCGAACATTGATTATTAATAAAAACGATTGAATATAGACACGCAAATTCGAAGTTCGCAATTTGCCAACTGCGAACCTAGTAAGTCAAAGGGTTTTGCACAAAGTTATTAATCAACGACGATATCAATAATTCTATTTCGTTTCTATTATTTTTATTGCATAACGATTTAGTAAATAATTTAAAAAAATAATGAATTTCTTGAGTAACTTAATGTATGAAAAAAATAATTTTCTTTAGTCTTTCAATGCTTTTAGCTATTGCACATCCAACTGTTTCAGCTCAGAAAAGAGCCGAAAATCCCTTTATCCGTCATATATTCACCGCCGACCCTTCTGCCCACGTATGGAAAGATAACCGCCTTTATGTCTACCCATCGCATGATATTGAACCGCCAAAGGGATGCGATAAAATGGATAAGTATCATGTTTTTTCGACCAATGATATGGTGAATTGGAAAGACCATGGACAAATTTTAGAAGCAAAACAAGTAAGTTGGGGACGACCCGAAGGTGGTTTTATGTGGGCGCCCGATTGTGCGTATAAAAGCAAGAAATACTACTTTTATTTTCCGCATCCGAGTGGAACCGATTGGAACCAGACATGGAAAATAGGGATTGCAGTGAGCAAAAAACCCGCCAAAGGGTTTAAAGAGGTTGGATATATAAAGGGGCTTGGTGGTTTTGCCATGATAGACCCAAGCGTTTTTATTGACGATAACCAACAAGCCTACATCTATTATGGTGGAGGTAGAAAATGCCAAGGTGGGAAACTGAAAGAGAACATGGTAGAAATAGATGGTGAAATGAAAGATATGGTCGGGCTGAACGATTTTCACGAAGCAGCATGGGTGTTTAAGCGTAAAGGAATTTATTATATGGTTCATTCGGACAGAACAAAAAACCAAAATAAATTACTCTATGCTATTAGTAATAATCCTTTGGGACCGTGGGAGCATAAAGGTATTTTGCTGGAAGGTGTTGGTTCCGATACAAGTCACGGTTCTGTTGTCGAATATAAAGGGAAATGGTATCTGTTTTATCACAACGATGCAATTTCTGGGCGAGGAAATTTGCGAACAATTTGCTTCGACGAAGTTACATTTAACGAAGATGGAACAATAAACGCTGTAGTACAAACCGGAATGAAAAGAATTATGAAATAAGCGCTTGATGAATAATAATAATAAATCAATGTTGTCCGATTAAAATTGTAATGAAACTAAAATCTCGAACAAATATAGTCCCTACGGGGCATTAGAGGGCGAATGACTTGTTTTTTGACTACCAACATTTTGCTCCTAACGGAACATACCTCGTAGAGGTTAAATATTGGTAGCGAGAGGATTACGAATAGTAAATTTGTCCCGTAGGGACTATACTTAAATGACTGATACAAAGTTTAAGAATACAGTTCAATACAGAAATTACAGATACAAATTACAAAAACGGCACATAATTTTTAATAAAAAACCCTCGATTAAACAGAAAAATAACCCTCAAACTAAAGAAAATACAACATAATAATTATAACTTTATACAATGAAAAACGAAATGGATGCGATAGTAAAAACCGCATTAATAGCCGATGCCGTTCCCAATATGCCTTGGGAACCAAAACCAGCCGATTGCAAAGAAGTAGTTTGGCGCCACAGTAAAAATCCAATCATCGATTTGCATCCAATGCCCAAAGCACGAAGTGTATTCAACAGCTGTGTAATCCCGTGGAAAGATCATTTTCTTGGTGTTTTTAGAGTGGATTCGCTTTCAATGGATCCCATGCTGCATTTAGGAACTAGTCCTGACGGTCTCGATTGGAGCATTGAAGAGGAACCCATTACTTTTATTTCACCCGATCCCGCTCTAGGAAAAGTTACAAATGCTTACGACCCTCGACTGTGCAAAATCGATGACAAATATTATATTACTTGGTGTAATTCCTATTACGGAGCCACCATCGGTCAAGCATGGACCACCGATTTCAAAACTTTTCACCAGATGGAAAATGCCTTTTTGCCTTTCAACCGCAACGGTGTTTTATTCCCCAAAAAAATCAATGGGAAATTTGCCATGCTCAGTCGCCCAATGGGTTTGGGAATGGCCGTAAACTATGGCGATATTTTCTTTAGCGAAAGCCCAGATTTGACCTATTGGGGTAAACATCGCATCGTATTTACCCGTGGCCCCGGAAAATGGGAACGCGTAAAAATTGGCCCTGGTCCTATTCCCATCGAAACGACTGAGGGCTGGCTTTTGCTTTACCACGGAGTAACGGACACCTGCGATAGTTTTGTGTATAGTATGGGAGCAGCCCTATTAGACCTTAACGAACCATCAAAAGTGCTGTATCGTTGTCAGTTTCCGCTGATGACTCCCGAAAAAATATACGAAACAGCGGGATACGTGGGGAATGTGGTCTTTCCAACGGGTGTAATAGCCGATGGAGACACAGGTCGATTGGCCGTATATTACGGTGCTGCCGATACCTACACGGCGGTAGTTTATGCCCATATCGATGAAATTATTGCTTACGTCAAAGAACACGCTTGGAAATAATTCCGTTTTTAATGTTTTAATACTCTATAAATGAAAATAACAAAATTTTTTACACCCTTGATAATGGTTTTATTGGTCACCGGATCTTTATCATCAATTGCACAGACTTCAAAACACCCTAATATCGTGATCATAATGGCCGACGATATGGGACATGGCGATCTGAGCATTACGGGAGGCAAAACTCCTACGCCCAATATTGACAACATACTAGACCAAGGAGTTCGTTTTACCAATTTCATGACCAATCCCGTTTGTTCTCCTACGAGGGGCGCTTTACTAACAGGCCAACATCCGTTGCGGATTGGTGCCGGTCCAGAAACCGGGGGTAACTTAGATCCGAAAATTGTAAACTTTGGCAATTATTTTCAAAAAGAAGGGTACAATACAGGCTTGTTTGGGAAATGGCACAATAGCCCTTCGCCTAATGAAGTGCCAGGTTCCAATACCATCAATCAGTACGGTTTTAATCGGTTTGTCGGGTTTTATGCCGGAGCGGTTGATTATTTTTCCAAAGCCTCAACCGGTTGGTTTCACGACGATAAATTGATAGAAAACGAATTGGATTATTCCACCGATTTGATTTCTAAATATGCCATCGAATTTATGGATAAAAGTAAGAATGAAAACAAACCCTTTTTATGTTACGTTCCTTTTAACGCTGTTCACGGTCCGCACGTAGTGAAAGAAGAACTGTTAAAAAGAGTTCCGGCCGATATTTTGAATAAAGTTAAAAATCCGAAAACATTTGAAGAATACCGCAGGACGGTAATCAATATACCCGAATGGAAAAAATACAATGCACAAAAGTATAATGATGATTCCTGGAATGCTAAATTACCCGATATCAGCCCAGAGGAAAAAGCAATGCTCTACTCCGCCGTGATCATTTCGTTGGATGATAATGTGGGACTGATTATGGATTATCTCAAAAAAAATAACCTTTTAGAAAACACCATTGTACTTTTCCTTTCCGACAATGGAGGAACAGAATATGCAGGAAACAATGCTCCTTTCCGAGGTTTTAAACATTCTTTGTACGAAGGTGGCATTCATTCCGCTGCCGGTATGATGATTCCTCAAACGGTGCTAGCCTCGCCGAAAAAAAACATTAGCCAAATGTGTGCTGCTCTTGATGTATTTCCAACCATAGCGGAACTGAGTAAAGCCAAACAAAAATTGCCAGCCAACTTGGATGGAATAAGTATGGTGAATCTAATGAAAGGCAAATCCAGTTCTAAGGCACCACGGTATTTGTATTGGGCTTGGCGCGATCACGATGTATTGCGATCTGACCAATGGAAACTATTTCGCTATGTTGATAAAGTGGAATTATATGATGTACAAAATGACGTAGCCGAATCCAAAGAGGTTTCTAAAGAAAATCCAGAAGTAGTTAAAAAAATGCTGCAGCAAATTGCAATCGAATCGAAGAAATATGGTGTAGCCTCTATTCATCAACCCTTAAACATTAAACCAACCCAAGCAAAACCAGAAGGAAAGGTTTTAGCCATTGACCTTAGTTCGGAAAATGATTTGAAAAAGCAGTCCATCAAAATAATCAAAAAGGAGTTTGCCATTCTTGCCGATTATTACCTCGAATACGATGTGAAAGTGGATGCGCAATCGGATTTGTCATTTTGTTATTTCTCCCCCATCAGAGGAACGAGCGGAATTTTCAATGAAAAAATGGGAGTAGATTTGGATGGCAAACTGTTACAATCACCCACAGCCTTTGACGGAAATTGGAAGCACGTTGCCGTGGGATTAAGCAGTTATTCTCCCTTGAAGTTTGGCGATTTTGCACTCACCTACAAATTCAAAAAAGCGGGCAAAACCACCGTGTATTTAGACAATATCCGAATCAAAAACCTAAAAGGTCAGGTAATCTATGAAATCGCAGCTGATGATGTCGACAAAAAAAGTATTAAAGCTGCCAATGCATCGATGGTGGACCTAAAATAAAAATTCAAACAAAATAGTTATGCAAAAAATAGATGATTTTTCGATGGAGCTCAACTTCACCGAAGCCTACAGAAAAAATAGTGACGAACACATTGCCATACGCGAAGCAAAATGCCAGGCCGCTCAATTCCCAGCGGTGCTTTCAGAAATTCAGGATAACGATCGACTGGCAGGTCGTACCTTTTGGGGTTGGGTAGGATTCAGTCCCCACAATGCTCCCGGCGGTGCTGCTTATGGTTATTTTTGTCACGAACAAAAAATAATCGAAGCACTCGAACGCGGAAACATTCCGATGGAACAACGTGACGGGGTGCACGAAATGCTCCATTTTTGGAAAACCGAAACCTCGAAAGCTAAGGTAGAAGCCGCTTTTACAGACAAAATGCTTCCGGTTCTTTTTCGGGACGAAATTGTTTCGCTTCCCTACAATTTCAAACCACTGATTGCCAATCCGATTTACCGAATGGCAGGTGTTTTTGTCGATTACGAAAAATTATTGCGTTTGGGTATTCCCGGCCTAATTGATGAAATTGCCGAATGTCGCGATAAAGCCAAAGCTGCAAATGGTGATCACGAACTTTTTGAAGGAATGTTGATGGCCCTGGATGTTTTTAACTACTCTTGTCATCATTACGAATTGCAAGCCATCGAAAAAGCAAAAGCTACAACCGACCCAAAACGTGAAAAAGAATTGCTTCAATTGGCCGATGTTCTTAAAAAAAATACTTTAAGAAAACCGGAATCTTTTTATGAAGCTTTGCAATTATCGTGGTTGTACACCCTAATTTGCGGTTCCTTAGAATTAGGACGAGTGGATATTTATTTGGGCGATTTTTATGCCAATGACATCGATAATGGCGTGATCACCGAAGCCGAAGCTTTGTCCTTGATGCATTCCTACTGGAAATTAATCAACGACCTCTTCCGCGATGTGGATGGCCGCGTAATTATTGGTGGGAGAGGCAGACGAAACGAAAAAAATGCAGACCGATTTGCCTTATTGGTTTTAGAAACGATGAGAACCTACGGACGAGCCATTCTTCCGCAAACCACGCTCCGTTTTTATGAAGGAATGAACCCCGAATTAATGGAAAAATCCATCACACTCATTGGCGACGGACATACATTTCCATTATTGTACAATGATGATGTGCTCGTTCCTGGCGTAGCTGCGGCGCACGATGTCCCACTGGAAGATGCGGAGCAGTATATGCCTCTGGGATGTGGAGAAATCACCATCGACCATATGGGATTTGGCACACCAAGCGGTTCTTTGAATGTATTGAAAGCCTTGGATGTCACGCTTCGCAATGGAGTCGATCATATTACGGGCAAACAATTAGGATTGGCAACAGGCGAACTCACAGATTTTAAAACCTTCGACGATTTCTTTGATGCTTTCAAAAAACAATTGGCCTTCTTTATCGAAATTTTGGCCGATCACGAGGATTTAGAATATGTAGAATCGGCAAAACACGCTCCCTACTTGTATTTGAGTATGTTATACGATGATTGCATTGCTCGCGGAAAAGCGATTTTCGATGGTGGAATCCGCTATTTAGGAGGCTCGTTGGAATCATTTGGCAGTGTCAACTCAGCCGATAGTTTGACCGCGATTAAAAAAATGGTCTTCGATGAAAAGTTGATTTCGGCAGAGCAATTGATGGCCGCTTTGAACCATAATTTTGTTGGCTACGAAAGAGAACACAAATTATTGAAGGAAGCCCCTAAATACGGAAACGACGATGATTATGCCGATGCTATTATGATAGAATTGCACGATTTTATGTGCAACACCATTCGCGACCAGCGAGAGCGAACTAACTTAGATTGGTATTTAAATGTATTAATCAACAACAAACAAAACACCATTTTGGGTCGCTGGGTTGGTGCCTCAGCCGACGGGCGAAAAGCAGGGCGCGAAATGGCCAATGCCAACACTCCTTCGGGCGGAAATGACAAAAAGGGCGTAACCGCTTTGATCAATTCATTGGTAAAACCAAGTCACAAAATCCACGCAGGAACGGTTCAGAATATGCGTTTTGGAAGAGATTTCTTCACCACCGACCGACCAAGATTCGAATTTTTATTGGATACTTATTTCAAAAAAGGCGGTGCTCAAGCGATGATTACCGTGATCAACCGTGGGGATTTGGAAAGTGCTTTGGTTGAACCTGAAAAACACCAAGACTTGTTCGTCAGAATTGGTGGTTTCAGCGCACGCTATATCGATTTACCACGTGATGTACAATTGGAAATTTTAAGTCGCGTTACGTATTAATAATCAGTGTAATCACTTTTATAAAACAAAAAAAAACGCCACGAATTGCACGAATAAACACGAATTTTGACATCCTAAAATTTCACAAATTCACTTTAAAAAAGGAAAATTAGTGCAAATTTGTTTTCATTCACTTTGAATTTGTGCTAATTAGTGCAATTCGTGGCTAAAATTTTTTAAAAGTGAATGCCAATGAATAGAAATAAAAATAAATGAGCGAAAGCGAAAAAGCCTTAGTTTTTGACATTCAGCGGTCGGCCTTGCACGATGGTCCGGGTATTCGTACCACGGTCTTTCTGAAAGGCTGCCCCTTGGATTGTCTTTGGTGTCATAACCCGGAAGCGACCTCATCCAAACCGCAATTGTTTTTTCATTTCGATAAATGCAAACAATGTGGCGATTGTGTCACGGTTTGTCCCGAAAATGTGCATCAATTAGCCGAAGGTGTACACTCGATTGACTATGATAAATGCAAACTCTGTGGTAAATGTGTCGATGCCTGCAACAACAATGCCTTGAAAATTATAGGCCAAGAAATGACGGTCGAAGAAGTAATGAAAGAAGTGCGGGCCGATTTCGATTTTTATCAAAATTCAGGCGGTGGAATAACCCTCAGTGGCGGTGAACCTTTACTGCAATTTTCTTTTGCCAAATCACTTTTGAAGCGTTGCAAAGACGAAGGAATCCATACTTGCGTCGAAACTTCGGGCTTTGTCTCGACCTATAAATTTAAAGAAATACTACCCTTAATTGATGTTTTCCTCTTCGATTACAAAATTACGGCTGCCGATGAACACCTCAAATACACTGGCGTTTCCAACAGAGCCATACAGGAAAACCTGAACGCCGCTTATGAATTTGGGACACCAATTATTTTGCGTTGCCCGATTATTCCTGAGGTAAATGATACTGATTTTCATTTCGAAGCCATTGCGAAACTGAGCGAAAAATATCCCAACCTGAAAGGGATAGAAATTTTACCTTATCACGATATGGGCAACAACAAACGGACGAGTATCGGCAGACTGGAAACCTTGGTTCAACTCAAAACCGTATTGCCGGAAATCTCGAATCAGTGGCTGGAGCGGCTCCGCACGATGGGCTGCAACAAAGCAAAAATGGGCTAGTTGTAGAAAAAAATACTAACCGTTTTCGGAATTTCGAAAAAAAACACTAAAATTTTTTCTGTGCTAAAAATCTAAGCTTTAGCCTGTAAATTGGGATACTTAATTTTAAAATTCAAAAATTAAGTATCCCAATTGCTGTTTTAATGAAAAATTAAGTCGATTTTAATAAGACATCACTATTTTTATGTTCACAATAGAAATAAAACCAAAAAATAACCATTTCCAGACTATGAATAAAAAATCAGCTGCCTCTCGGCGCAATTTCCTGAAACAAATTTCACTGCTGACAGCTTCCACCGCTTTGGCTCCGATTGTACTGTCGGAAGTATCGGCTCAACAAATGTATCCGCGTAAAATTCGCACCGCCGAAAAAGTAAATTTGGCTTGTATCGGTATCGGAAACCGAGGAGGTGAAATTATCAATGACCTTTTCAAAACTGGACATTGTACTATCGTAGCCTTATGCGACACCGATATGGGAGCGCCACCAACTCAAAAAATCATTACTAAATTTCCGGGCGTTCCCCAATTCCAAGATTTCCGCGAAATGTTTGAAAAAATGTCCGACAAAATTGATGCGGTGGTCATCGGCACTCCCGATTTTAGCCATTTCCCAGCGACAATGCTGGCGATGTCTCTTGGCAAACACGTTTATGTCGAAAAACCAATGGCACACACCTTCAATGAAGTGGAATTGATGATGCGCGCTGCAAAAAAATATGGAGTTGTCACGCAAATGGGGAATCAAGGGCATTCGGATCCTAATTATTTCCAATTTAAAGCTTGGACCGAGGCCGGCATCATCAAAGATGTAACCGCAATTACCGCCCATATGAACAATCCACGTCGTTGGCACAAATTCGATCCAAAAATAAAAAGTTTGCCCGCCGCAGAGCCAGTTCCCGCTTCATTAGACTGGGATACTTGGTTAGGCACGGAGCAATTTCACGATTACAATAAGGATTACATCAACGGACAATGGAGATGTTGGTACGATTTCGGGATGGGCGCTTTAGGCGACTGG is part of the Flavobacterium nackdongense genome and encodes:
- a CDS encoding T9SS type A sorting domain-containing protein, encoding MNRPKPNNSSNNSKSLRFFKAFCVLSILVLSPSSLIAQVGASLPFTIYEAENGALADGASILSQMGIPSAPTVEFESSGRKCVQLNANNESVSWTTTATANAIVVRLCIPDAPNGGGIDATLNLYVDGIFRQTINTTSKYSWIYGNTGGGMEDNDPASGTPKRFYESSRAFISGAAVAAGSVITLKKDSDNSANYYKIDLIALENVGAALSQPANTLSITSYGAIPDDGNDDSTAIKNCIAACQSQGKGMWLPVGEFHSTGIINATGISIYGAGMWYTRNTRTFTTTATRHKWNLTNCNIQDLYIFNPETARLAAEGHDYGMTCQGALGYTIQRVWVNHGGASFWLSGTDALIKDCISTESWADGINLNNSASIQANYAGIRMTAQNNFLIGSGDDGIALNAQNGGGTANNMVDVKILNNTSIGTMWANGMRIAGGRNTILQDNLITDPTSSNGIRIGKFGTTGNPCESVLVSGNTILRGCGLRPLYGQGGICVADGAIATVENNTINDSGAIGIDVQTCTATFTSNSINNPGTYGFLIKSGSTGSGIFTTNTVAKMTIGIVPYQNNASSTFATTLTKNSWQNLSISDLGTTQKSKTIHLYPNPYTNGILSINLIGFEQFDNTTIKIRNLLGQILYEQPLFNTTNNEIDLSGKLPKSIYLIAIESNKSQIIKKLIVN
- a CDS encoding sodium:solute symporter family protein, with translation MKPASLWGLSSLDLVIILIYFIVIIIIAFRAARLVNNREDYFMAGRRFGKLIQTFAAFGQATSVENVTTTTTMVNSNGASGIWAMLAGGLINLPVFWMTSIWYRRLRLLTLGDFFEERYSSKKMAAFYALCQTIFFVLIAAIGLVAMSKTVSAIAAKPVEELNPVEKVSYYKAIEREKLEAADFALLTANQKTKLVELQLLDPKKEYSYIDENWLIVIVAFVTLLYASIGGLAAAFMVDLIQGIFIILLSIMLIPFAMAKINVQFGSHGILGSFETMHKVLPASFMEIWGSPSLIEFSWYWIAGFSIMIILTTAVQANQMTACGSAKDDYTARYGFVSGMLLKRYSSVMWGIVALMTVVLYGGTISDPDYVWGHATRDLLGPLHLGLVGLMIACLIAALMAAKSAFMLTAAALVTNNLYRPFRPNCTENHYIWAGRIFSALYMIVSAYIAMQSNGIFELFKMTMMFNSILAAAFWLGMLWRRSNPISAWVSMVFMFIATLILPFGIPVFPGVRSSEYLCKTTQAIPVTRSYTAREMDVKDRNLAIASWNNLKAIGKAEGEKPLVIQTGQKFEKKVLLPKKSIFWSEGLDYATERPTGKGYLKVELIALDLMGWDLSKNSYSLNETLTFLFRIIIPFLILTLVAFFTKPQKKAILDQFYGKMLTPVVGTHEDDDREMLLTRTNPTRFNHLKIFPKSNWEFRIWNREDWTGVIVSCFAVASVVALLVFIVSLGGA
- a CDS encoding family 43 glycosylhydrolase, whose translation is MKKIIFFSLSMLLAIAHPTVSAQKRAENPFIRHIFTADPSAHVWKDNRLYVYPSHDIEPPKGCDKMDKYHVFSTNDMVNWKDHGQILEAKQVSWGRPEGGFMWAPDCAYKSKKYYFYFPHPSGTDWNQTWKIGIAVSKKPAKGFKEVGYIKGLGGFAMIDPSVFIDDNQQAYIYYGGGRKCQGGKLKENMVEIDGEMKDMVGLNDFHEAAWVFKRKGIYYMVHSDRTKNQNKLLYAISNNPLGPWEHKGILLEGVGSDTSHGSVVEYKGKWYLFYHNDAISGRGNLRTICFDEVTFNEDGTINAVVQTGMKRIMK
- a CDS encoding glycoside hydrolase family 130 protein — translated: MKNEMDAIVKTALIADAVPNMPWEPKPADCKEVVWRHSKNPIIDLHPMPKARSVFNSCVIPWKDHFLGVFRVDSLSMDPMLHLGTSPDGLDWSIEEEPITFISPDPALGKVTNAYDPRLCKIDDKYYITWCNSYYGATIGQAWTTDFKTFHQMENAFLPFNRNGVLFPKKINGKFAMLSRPMGLGMAVNYGDIFFSESPDLTYWGKHRIVFTRGPGKWERVKIGPGPIPIETTEGWLLLYHGVTDTCDSFVYSMGAALLDLNEPSKVLYRCQFPLMTPEKIYETAGYVGNVVFPTGVIADGDTGRLAVYYGAADTYTAVVYAHIDEIIAYVKEHAWK
- a CDS encoding sulfatase family protein, whose protein sequence is MKITKFFTPLIMVLLVTGSLSSIAQTSKHPNIVIIMADDMGHGDLSITGGKTPTPNIDNILDQGVRFTNFMTNPVCSPTRGALLTGQHPLRIGAGPETGGNLDPKIVNFGNYFQKEGYNTGLFGKWHNSPSPNEVPGSNTINQYGFNRFVGFYAGAVDYFSKASTGWFHDDKLIENELDYSTDLISKYAIEFMDKSKNENKPFLCYVPFNAVHGPHVVKEELLKRVPADILNKVKNPKTFEEYRRTVINIPEWKKYNAQKYNDDSWNAKLPDISPEEKAMLYSAVIISLDDNVGLIMDYLKKNNLLENTIVLFLSDNGGTEYAGNNAPFRGFKHSLYEGGIHSAAGMMIPQTVLASPKKNISQMCAALDVFPTIAELSKAKQKLPANLDGISMVNLMKGKSSSKAPRYLYWAWRDHDVLRSDQWKLFRYVDKVELYDVQNDVAESKEVSKENPEVVKKMLQQIAIESKKYGVASIHQPLNIKPTQAKPEGKVLAIDLSSENDLKKQSIKIIKKEFAILADYYLEYDVKVDAQSDLSFCYFSPIRGTSGIFNEKMGVDLDGKLLQSPTAFDGNWKHVAVGLSSYSPLKFGDFALTYKFKKAGKTTVYLDNIRIKNLKGQVIYEIAADDVDKKSIKAANASMVDLK